One Nocardioidaceae bacterium SCSIO 66511 genomic window carries:
- a CDS encoding 5'-3' exonuclease encodes MADTAKRLLLLDTASLYFRAFFGIPDSIRAPDGTPVNALRGLLDFVARLVSDYRPDALAACWDDDWRPAWRVELLPTYKAHRVVEVVEDDADVEETPDLLSPQVPLIAEALSILGIAVVGAAENEADDVIGTLTHRWDGPVDIVTGDRDLFQLVDDARSRRVLYTARGVGNLEQVTDEVIVEKYGVRPDQYVDFAVLRGDPSDGLPGIAGIGDKTAAALVREFETLDAIREAAADRWSKIKPRARQNIVEGSDYLDVAPRVVRVAADAPVGDPDLALRAVADSDAERFGEFAARWGLGGAEQRILDALAPYR; translated from the coding sequence ATGGCCGATACCGCGAAGCGTCTGCTGCTGCTCGATACCGCGTCGTTGTACTTCCGGGCGTTCTTCGGGATTCCCGACAGCATCCGCGCGCCTGACGGTACTCCGGTCAACGCCTTGCGCGGGCTGCTCGACTTCGTCGCCCGGCTGGTCTCCGACTATCGGCCGGATGCACTCGCCGCCTGCTGGGACGATGACTGGCGACCGGCATGGCGCGTCGAGCTCCTCCCGACGTACAAGGCACATCGAGTCGTAGAAGTGGTCGAAGACGACGCCGATGTCGAGGAGACACCCGATCTGCTCTCCCCGCAGGTGCCGCTGATCGCGGAGGCACTGTCGATCCTCGGCATCGCGGTCGTCGGCGCGGCCGAGAACGAAGCGGACGACGTGATCGGCACTCTCACGCATCGTTGGGACGGACCCGTCGACATCGTCACGGGCGATCGCGACCTGTTCCAGCTCGTCGACGATGCGAGGTCGCGGCGGGTGCTCTACACGGCACGTGGAGTCGGCAACCTCGAGCAGGTGACCGACGAGGTGATCGTCGAGAAGTACGGCGTACGCCCCGACCAGTACGTCGACTTCGCGGTGTTGCGAGGCGACCCGTCCGACGGCCTGCCGGGTATCGCCGGGATCGGCGACAAGACCGCGGCGGCGCTCGTACGAGAGTTCGAGACCCTCGACGCGATCAGGGAGGCGGCGGCCGATCGCTGGTCGAAGATCAAGCCGCGGGCCCGGCAGAACATCGTCGAAGGCTCGGACTATCTCGACGTCGCACCGCGCGTGGTCCGCGTCGCGGCCGACGCACCCGTCGGTGACCCCGACCTGGCGCTTCGTGCGGTCGCAGACAGCGACGCCGAGCGCTTCGGTGAGTTCGCCGCCCGGTGGGGTCTCGGGGGCGCCGAGCAACGCATCCTCGACGCCCTCGCCCCTTACCGCTGA
- a CDS encoding sigma-70 family RNA polymerase sigma factor, with protein sequence MAAPTPQTSQARWVVSAGLFTRWRSGDHTALDELVRTNSPALWQLVRAYGIERHLAEDVVQTTWLAFVRHRDRIADPRSVTAWLATTARREAWRVAKESSRLNASDDQTVADALPAAVAAEEQAQLADESHRLWQTVQLLSHRCQRLLRVIAFEDRPDYRRLASELEMPVGSIGPTRGRCLAKLRSLLAGGSDE encoded by the coding sequence ATGGCCGCGCCGACGCCGCAGACCTCGCAAGCGCGCTGGGTGGTGTCGGCCGGCCTCTTCACCCGCTGGCGCAGCGGAGACCACACGGCGCTCGACGAGCTGGTACGTACGAACTCGCCGGCGCTTTGGCAGCTCGTCCGCGCGTACGGCATCGAACGCCACTTGGCCGAGGACGTCGTACAGACGACCTGGCTGGCCTTCGTACGTCATCGCGACCGGATCGCCGACCCTCGCTCGGTGACGGCATGGCTGGCGACGACCGCGCGCCGTGAGGCGTGGCGAGTCGCCAAGGAGTCGTCGCGCCTCAACGCCTCCGACGACCAGACGGTCGCCGACGCGCTGCCCGCAGCGGTGGCGGCCGAGGAACAGGCGCAGCTCGCCGACGAGTCCCACCGTCTCTGGCAGACGGTGCAGTTGCTTTCGCACCGCTGTCAGCGGCTGCTGCGAGTCATCGCGTTCGAGGATCGCCCGGACTACCGACGCCTCGCCTCCGAGCTGGAGATGCCGGTGGGCAGCATCGGGCCGACCCGCGGGCGCTGTCTGGCCAAGCTACGCAGCCTGTTGGCCGGAGGGAGCGACGAATGA
- a CDS encoding GNAT family N-acetyltransferase, with amino-acid sequence MTSTPKYDVYRLTDPNDTQFLQLHDLVTTMVEQGAALGWVEPPSERDLRELVADLIQAGELDNACLVVAETLTTAGEQPQIVGFAYWNRREGETEEPHADIAKVAVSADARGGGLGRRMVEELISYGRKVGVEILTLDVRGNNHAAMQLYERLGFREYGRIEDFVAVDNERWDNVYFSLDLREAAEDDLVRHGDSPLGPGASRRRT; translated from the coding sequence GTGACCAGCACCCCGAAGTACGATGTGTACCGGCTGACTGATCCCAATGACACCCAGTTCCTGCAGCTCCACGACCTCGTCACAACGATGGTCGAGCAGGGCGCTGCCCTCGGGTGGGTCGAGCCTCCCAGCGAACGCGACCTGCGTGAGCTGGTGGCAGATCTGATCCAGGCAGGCGAGCTCGACAACGCCTGTCTGGTCGTCGCCGAGACCCTGACCACGGCGGGCGAACAACCCCAGATCGTCGGCTTCGCCTACTGGAACCGGCGGGAGGGCGAGACCGAGGAGCCGCATGCCGATATCGCGAAGGTCGCCGTCTCGGCCGACGCACGTGGCGGCGGACTCGGCCGGCGAATGGTCGAGGAGCTGATCTCCTACGGCCGCAAGGTCGGCGTCGAGATCCTGACCCTCGACGTACGCGGCAACAACCACGCCGCGATGCAGCTGTACGAACGCCTCGGCTTCCGCGAGTACGGCCGGATCGAGGACTTCGTCGCCGTCGACAACGAGCGGTGGGACAACGTCTACTTCTCGCTCGACCTCCGTGAGGCGGCTGAGGACGACCTCGTCCGCCACGGTGACTCGCCCCTCGGCCCAGGGGCGTCCCGCCGGCGCACCTGA
- the lnt gene encoding apolipoprotein N-acyltransferase gives MVDSADPSRFTPRVRLTVAVVAGLLVACGFKPVGSLLLLLAGLVILIIALRGASVRLSALIGLAFGIAQSALMFSWVHVLGYHVWIILAIVEALYFPIFAVGFALVSRLRGWPLWGACVWLAVEYARGSFPLGGFPWGRLGDATIDTPLESYARLVGVPVLSGIVFAIAAVVVYAWTRRSSRIVLGSTAVGLVATLLLALVLPLGVADEDKQVRIALIQGDVPGRGADGQAEQLQVVDNHVGATLDLAADIENGDEEPVDAVLWPENGSDLDPFTNPSVGAQIERAVRAVGVPVLVGAILDGPDDSTRKNVGIAWDPQTGPGDRYQKRHLVPYGEYVPLRSLARKIDERVDTEIPRDMIAGERSGALRLGSMVVGDMLCFDVAYHDVLRQNIDDGAQLLVVQTNNSAYIETAQPDQQWDIARMRAIESGRYVAVPSINGVSGIADASGDVIVQGDKDVAQVLTGEVETATGITPGIRYGGWLELAAGLAGVVAAAYAATAGIHGRRRTRPEQPPTESVDMEVSR, from the coding sequence GTGGTGGACAGCGCAGACCCGAGCCGATTCACGCCCAGGGTCCGATTGACAGTGGCGGTCGTTGCCGGCCTCCTCGTCGCATGCGGCTTCAAGCCCGTCGGTTCGCTGCTCCTGCTGCTCGCCGGCCTCGTGATCCTCATCATCGCGCTGCGCGGGGCGAGCGTACGACTCAGCGCGCTGATCGGGTTGGCCTTCGGTATCGCTCAGTCGGCATTGATGTTCTCGTGGGTGCACGTGCTCGGCTACCACGTCTGGATCATCCTCGCGATCGTCGAGGCCTTGTACTTCCCGATCTTCGCCGTCGGCTTCGCGCTGGTGTCGCGCCTGCGCGGGTGGCCCCTCTGGGGCGCCTGCGTGTGGCTCGCCGTGGAATACGCCCGCGGATCGTTCCCGCTCGGCGGCTTCCCGTGGGGCCGCCTTGGTGATGCGACCATCGACACTCCGCTCGAGTCGTACGCCCGACTCGTCGGCGTACCCGTGCTGAGCGGGATCGTCTTCGCCATTGCGGCCGTCGTCGTGTACGCGTGGACCCGCCGCTCGAGCCGGATCGTTCTGGGCAGCACCGCGGTCGGTCTCGTCGCGACGTTGCTGCTCGCGCTCGTACTGCCGCTCGGAGTCGCCGACGAAGACAAGCAGGTACGCATCGCGCTGATCCAGGGCGACGTACCCGGCCGCGGCGCCGACGGTCAGGCCGAGCAACTCCAGGTCGTCGACAACCACGTCGGCGCAACTCTCGACCTCGCAGCAGATATCGAGAACGGCGACGAGGAGCCGGTCGACGCCGTGCTGTGGCCCGAGAACGGTTCCGACCTCGACCCGTTCACCAATCCGTCCGTCGGCGCGCAGATCGAACGCGCCGTACGCGCAGTGGGCGTACCCGTGCTCGTCGGAGCGATCCTCGACGGCCCCGACGACAGCACCCGCAAGAACGTCGGCATCGCGTGGGACCCGCAGACGGGGCCCGGTGACAGGTATCAGAAACGCCATCTGGTGCCGTACGGCGAGTACGTCCCGCTCCGCTCGCTCGCCCGGAAGATCGACGAGCGCGTCGATACCGAGATACCGCGCGACATGATCGCGGGCGAGCGCTCCGGAGCCCTGCGGCTCGGTTCGATGGTCGTCGGCGACATGCTCTGCTTCGACGTTGCCTACCACGATGTATTGCGGCAGAACATCGACGACGGCGCGCAACTGCTGGTCGTGCAGACGAACAACTCCGCGTACATCGAGACGGCACAACCCGATCAGCAATGGGATATCGCACGCATGCGCGCGATCGAGTCGGGCCGCTACGTCGCGGTGCCGTCGATCAACGGCGTGAGCGGCATCGCCGACGCGAGCGGTGACGTCATCGTGCAAGGGGACAAGGACGTCGCCCAGGTCCTCACCGGCGAGGTCGAGACCGCAACGGGCATCACGCCGGGAATCCGGTACGGCGGCTGGCTCGAGCTCGCCGCTGGGCTGGCCGGGGTTGTCGCCGCCGCCTATGCCGCCACGGCAGGCATCCACGGCCGTCGGCGCACCCGGCCCGAACAACCCCCGACCGAGTCGGTCGACATGGAGGTCAGCAGGTGA
- a CDS encoding CHAT domain-containing protein yields MRTAAQLYDLARDEETAGRLTRAAALCDTALQRSPSAELRTRILVTLAYLDAEGGDVDGGIARCEEVLSADDHRGTERGRTLAQLGLLRMRSGDAGRALDAFAAALPLLPDADPYLARLYLNRGNVYLQRSTVDPAEHDFALAFEHARRADLDQIAAKALHNRGYVRLLRGDLVGALDDMAAARPTLAPLSPLNLAVCDMDRAEVLLAAGLTEDASEVLRTAGQALGRQRMRQQQGEAELVLARLQLVSGDTRLAQATARSAVRRFEAQGSSTWVLRAQVVVLAAAADLDEHDDTVIVRALQLAEELERAGFREPATRARLIAGLAAIRTGDLESGAELLRRVRITPATSMTNRMLAARVRASLALARGRRSRARHHLQSALDGLAGWQATFGNIDLQAASMVHGRACALLGLDAAVDDGSLPVLLEWSERARSLAGRLPVVRPPRDLEAAGVLTELRALRTSENPDHSRAAELETLVRERLWRTHGGVPSKPVTVDELRSRLAARSGTYLAYFHTRGRLYGLAVTPEQHRLVDLAPLADIARLLDGLSTDLDMVATRTSASMHRVLVESVRMRLSTLAERVLAPLVDLVDERPVALSATGVLADVPWPLLPGLRGREVTVTRSATSWVRTPRPDPPTSPGFVAGPDVVRADDEVRRAAAAWTSPQILAGAAAAADAVANLAPHTDLLHVAAHGSHRAQNPLFSAVRLTDGPWFGYDIDHLERVPSIVVLSACELGRSVAGSGREALGMTVAWLHAGARCVIASPAPISDDVACEVLERTHTALARGATPSAALAEGIARNPSEPVPLVCFGTGW; encoded by the coding sequence GTGCGTACCGCCGCGCAGCTGTACGACCTCGCCCGTGACGAAGAGACCGCCGGTCGACTCACGCGCGCGGCTGCCTTGTGCGACACCGCTCTACAACGGTCGCCGAGCGCGGAGCTCCGTACGCGGATTCTCGTCACGCTCGCGTACCTCGACGCCGAAGGCGGAGACGTCGACGGTGGCATCGCACGGTGCGAGGAGGTGCTGTCCGCCGACGACCATCGTGGCACCGAACGAGGTCGTACGCTTGCCCAGCTCGGACTCTTGCGCATGCGCAGCGGTGATGCCGGCCGCGCACTCGACGCCTTTGCGGCAGCGCTGCCGCTGCTTCCGGACGCCGATCCCTATCTCGCGCGGCTCTACCTCAATCGCGGCAACGTGTACCTACAGCGCAGCACCGTCGACCCGGCGGAGCACGACTTCGCGCTCGCGTTCGAACATGCTCGACGTGCGGATCTCGACCAGATCGCCGCCAAGGCGTTGCACAACCGTGGGTATGTACGTCTTCTGCGCGGAGACCTGGTCGGCGCGCTCGACGACATGGCGGCCGCGCGGCCGACGCTGGCCCCGTTGTCGCCCCTCAACCTCGCCGTATGCGATATGGACCGCGCCGAGGTGTTGCTTGCCGCCGGACTGACCGAAGACGCAAGTGAGGTCCTGCGTACGGCCGGCCAGGCCCTCGGCCGCCAGCGGATGCGACAGCAGCAGGGCGAGGCCGAGCTGGTGCTTGCCCGGCTGCAACTCGTATCGGGCGACACCCGCCTTGCGCAAGCGACGGCTCGTTCGGCGGTGCGCCGGTTCGAAGCGCAGGGCAGCAGCACCTGGGTACTACGGGCGCAGGTTGTGGTCCTCGCGGCAGCCGCCGATCTCGACGAACACGATGACACGGTCATCGTCCGAGCGCTGCAACTGGCCGAGGAGCTCGAGCGCGCAGGGTTCCGCGAACCCGCCACCCGGGCACGGCTGATCGCGGGTCTCGCCGCTATCCGTACCGGTGACCTCGAGTCCGGCGCAGAACTGCTGCGGAGGGTTCGCATCACGCCCGCAACGTCCATGACGAACCGGATGCTCGCCGCGCGGGTACGTGCGTCACTGGCGCTCGCACGCGGGCGCCGATCACGCGCGCGGCATCATCTGCAGTCCGCACTCGACGGTCTTGCCGGCTGGCAAGCCACGTTCGGCAACATCGACCTGCAGGCGGCGTCGATGGTGCACGGCCGCGCCTGCGCACTTCTCGGCCTCGACGCAGCCGTCGACGACGGCTCACTCCCGGTCCTGCTCGAGTGGTCCGAGCGAGCACGTTCCCTGGCCGGACGGTTGCCCGTCGTACGCCCGCCACGCGACCTCGAGGCGGCCGGAGTGCTCACCGAACTGCGGGCCCTGCGCACCTCGGAGAATCCGGATCACTCGAGGGCCGCCGAGCTCGAGACCCTCGTACGCGAACGACTGTGGCGCACGCACGGCGGCGTGCCGAGCAAGCCGGTGACCGTCGACGAGCTACGGTCGCGGCTGGCAGCGCGCAGCGGTACGTACCTCGCGTACTTCCACACGCGAGGACGCTTGTACGGCCTCGCAGTGACACCGGAGCAACACCGGCTCGTCGACCTCGCTCCGTTGGCAGACATCGCCCGGCTACTCGACGGGCTCTCCACGGACTTGGACATGGTCGCCACTCGGACCTCCGCGTCCATGCACCGGGTGCTGGTGGAGTCGGTTCGGATGCGCCTTTCGACATTGGCCGAACGAGTACTGGCGCCGTTGGTCGATCTCGTCGACGAGCGTCCGGTTGCTCTTTCGGCGACCGGCGTTCTCGCCGATGTCCCGTGGCCGCTGCTGCCAGGTCTGCGCGGTCGCGAGGTCACGGTCACGCGCTCTGCGACGTCATGGGTACGGACGCCGCGACCGGATCCGCCGACGTCGCCCGGCTTCGTAGCGGGTCCGGATGTCGTACGCGCAGATGACGAGGTACGACGTGCGGCCGCCGCGTGGACGAGTCCGCAGATCCTCGCGGGCGCTGCTGCGGCGGCCGACGCCGTGGCGAACCTGGCGCCGCACACCGACCTACTGCACGTCGCGGCACACGGGAGCCACCGGGCGCAGAACCCGTTGTTCTCCGCCGTGCGCCTGACCGATGGCCCGTGGTTCGGCTATGACATCGACCACCTCGAGCGAGTCCCGTCCATCGTGGTGCTGTCCGCATGCGAGCTCGGACGCTCTGTCGCGGGCAGTGGACGCGAGGCGCTCGGCATGACCGTCGCGTGGCTGCATGCTGGCGCAAGGTGCGTGATCGCCTCACCTGCACCGATCAGCGACGACGTGGCCTGCGAGGTGCTGGAGCGCACCCATACCGCGCTCGCACGAGGGGCGACGCCGTCGGCCGCGCTCGCCGAGGGCATCGCGCGTAACCCTTCCGAGCCGGTTCCACTGGTCTGCTTCGGCACTGGTTGGTGA
- a CDS encoding Lrp/AsnC family transcriptional regulator, with translation MEDIDRQIVRALTADGRASFTELGKLTGLSTSAVHQRVKRLEQRGVITGYRATIDLEEVGLPLSAFISIRPIDPSQPDDSPERLRDIKEIESCYSVAGEESYILKVRVSSPNDLEELLARIRSVANVATRTTIVLSTPYENRPVDL, from the coding sequence ATGGAGGACATCGACCGGCAGATCGTTCGGGCGCTGACCGCCGACGGGCGCGCGTCGTTCACCGAGCTCGGCAAGCTGACGGGGTTGTCCACCTCGGCCGTACACCAACGCGTGAAGCGGCTCGAACAGCGAGGGGTGATCACCGGCTACCGGGCGACGATCGACCTCGAGGAGGTCGGCCTCCCGCTGTCGGCGTTCATCTCGATCCGCCCGATCGACCCGAGCCAACCCGATGACTCGCCGGAGCGGCTGCGCGACATCAAGGAGATCGAGTCCTGCTATTCGGTCGCCGGCGAGGAGAGCTACATCCTCAAGGTCCGGGTGAGTTCGCCGAACGATCTCGAGGAACTGCTCGCCCGCATCCGCAGCGTCGCGAACGTCGCCACCCGCACCACGATCGTGCTCTCCACGCCGTACGAGAACCGGCCCGTCGACCTCTGA
- a CDS encoding Xaa-Pro peptidase family protein yields the protein MTSDLRQRLLRAGELAAEHGIDTLLVSPGSDLRYLTGYDAKPLERLTCLVLPAGHPPALVVPLLERPAAEAAGVADLGIEIVAWNETDDPYAVVARYIDADAPTVAYDNQMWAEKVLAFADAMPGAKQTLAGEVIGALRMRKSAYEIDLLRDAGAAIDRVHARMGEWLRPGRTEREVGADIAAAIIDEGHATVDFVIVGSGPNGASPHHEVSDRVIGENEPVVIDIGGTTEAGYCSDSTRTYVTGSHVPDDFAAYYAVLQQAQQAQCEYARPGVTAASVDKVGRDIIASAGYGDAFIHRTGHGIGMETHEDPYIVDGNDLVLEAGMAFSIEPGIYVEGKHGARIEDIVVCTDDGAERLNVRPRDLGVLG from the coding sequence GTGACATCAGATCTGCGTCAACGACTGTTGCGTGCTGGCGAGCTCGCGGCCGAGCACGGCATCGACACACTGCTCGTCTCGCCCGGCTCCGACCTGCGATATCTCACCGGATACGACGCCAAACCGCTCGAACGGCTGACGTGCCTGGTGCTGCCCGCCGGACACCCGCCTGCGCTCGTCGTGCCACTGCTCGAACGCCCCGCGGCCGAGGCCGCCGGAGTCGCCGACCTCGGCATCGAGATCGTCGCCTGGAACGAAACCGACGACCCGTACGCGGTAGTCGCGCGCTACATCGACGCCGACGCCCCCACGGTCGCGTATGACAACCAGATGTGGGCCGAGAAGGTGCTCGCCTTCGCCGACGCCATGCCGGGCGCGAAGCAGACGCTGGCCGGCGAGGTCATCGGCGCGCTCAGGATGCGTAAGAGCGCGTACGAGATCGACCTGCTGCGCGACGCCGGCGCCGCCATCGACCGCGTGCATGCTCGCATGGGCGAATGGCTACGGCCGGGCCGCACCGAACGCGAGGTCGGTGCCGACATCGCCGCCGCGATCATCGACGAGGGGCACGCAACGGTCGACTTCGTCATCGTCGGCTCCGGGCCCAACGGCGCATCACCGCATCATGAAGTCTCCGATCGCGTGATCGGCGAGAACGAGCCGGTGGTGATCGACATCGGCGGTACGACCGAGGCCGGATACTGCTCCGACTCGACGCGTACGTACGTCACCGGCTCGCACGTCCCGGACGATTTCGCCGCCTACTACGCGGTGCTGCAACAGGCGCAGCAGGCACAGTGCGAGTACGCCCGGCCCGGCGTAACAGCTGCGTCGGTCGACAAGGTGGGCCGCGACATCATCGCGTCCGCCGGTTACGGCGACGCGTTCATCCATCGCACGGGTCACGGGATCGGCATGGAGACGCACGAGGACCCCTACATCGTCGACGGCAACGACCTCGTGCTCGAGGCCGGGATGGCCTTCTCGATCGAGCCGGGCATCTACGTGGAGGGCAAGCACGGAGCACGGATCGAAGACATCGTCGTCTGCACCGACGACGGCGCCGAGCGGCTCAACGTGCGTCCCCGCGACCTCGGCGTCCTCGGCTAG
- a CDS encoding S8/S53 family peptidase yields the protein MPVDDKPTHERPYVPPARRIRVLDPAVAVVVDGAPPPRPTAYIGDHLLVNAGGDDRELVNRLGSIAEELGWRLQPRKEQERLVVRRLGRDEAPVGLLVLELKPVPGRAVRPPDAWELLQSARAELGRDAVRTVGLDHVLTLAAVGGDPFHSGDPFHSGDPFHSGDPFHSGDPFHSGDASALPSYLLPGLGGRQPVMVTADPPATPANTTYEPVVAILDTGCGSHPWLDGVVDRSVELDSTPIGQIGAASAPEANPDLVGPLDGSLDPFTGHGTFIAGLVHQKCPQAKIIAWRAVQADGLIVESELVASLTKIAELIRRHASAISGGQRIDVLNLSMGYYHETPEDAFFDTTLYALLELMGECGTIVTTSAGNDATKRLRFPAAFAPWSGGSPIRADCLPVLSVGALNPDGTDALFTNTGEWVSAMRSGAGIVSTFPKLDAGRLPPARTVLDGRVRESIDLDDFSSGFAVWSGTSFAAPVLAGEIAARIAELATSPSVGVADTIERAWKAVADTTHLHP from the coding sequence ATGCCGGTCGACGACAAACCAACCCACGAACGTCCGTATGTGCCTCCGGCGCGCCGTATCCGGGTCCTCGACCCGGCTGTCGCGGTGGTCGTCGACGGCGCACCACCTCCGCGACCCACCGCGTACATCGGCGACCACCTGCTGGTCAACGCGGGCGGCGACGATCGCGAGCTGGTCAACCGATTGGGCTCGATCGCCGAGGAGCTCGGCTGGCGGCTCCAACCGCGTAAGGAACAGGAGCGACTCGTCGTCCGAAGGCTCGGTCGCGACGAAGCGCCGGTCGGGCTGCTCGTACTGGAGCTGAAGCCCGTGCCGGGTCGTGCCGTACGCCCGCCGGATGCATGGGAGCTGTTGCAGTCGGCTCGGGCCGAGCTCGGACGCGACGCCGTGCGTACCGTCGGCCTCGATCACGTGCTCACCCTGGCCGCCGTCGGTGGCGACCCATTCCACTCCGGGGACCCGTTCCACTCGGGCGACCCTTTCCATTCCGGCGATCCGTTTCACTCGGGAGATCCGTTCCACTCCGGCGACGCGAGTGCGCTGCCTTCGTACCTGTTGCCCGGCCTGGGTGGACGACAGCCGGTGATGGTCACAGCCGACCCGCCGGCAACGCCTGCGAACACCACCTACGAGCCGGTGGTGGCGATTCTCGATACCGGGTGCGGTTCACATCCGTGGCTGGACGGCGTCGTCGACCGGTCGGTCGAGCTGGACTCGACTCCGATCGGCCAGATCGGCGCCGCATCCGCACCGGAAGCGAATCCAGATCTCGTCGGCCCGCTCGACGGATCGCTCGATCCGTTCACCGGTCACGGCACGTTCATCGCGGGCCTCGTGCACCAGAAGTGCCCACAGGCGAAGATCATCGCCTGGCGGGCGGTCCAGGCCGACGGTCTGATCGTCGAGTCCGAGCTCGTCGCCTCGCTCACCAAGATCGCCGAGTTGATCCGGCGCCACGCGTCCGCAATCAGCGGAGGGCAGCGGATCGACGTGCTCAACCTGTCGATGGGCTATTACCACGAGACGCCCGAGGACGCCTTCTTCGACACCACGCTGTACGCGTTGTTGGAGCTGATGGGGGAGTGCGGCACGATTGTCACGACCTCGGCGGGCAACGACGCGACCAAGCGGCTTCGGTTCCCAGCCGCGTTCGCACCGTGGTCGGGCGGAAGCCCGATTCGTGCCGACTGCCTGCCGGTCCTGTCGGTCGGCGCTCTCAACCCAGACGGCACCGACGCGCTGTTCACGAACACCGGTGAATGGGTTTCGGCGATGCGGTCCGGAGCCGGGATCGTGAGCACCTTTCCCAAGCTCGATGCGGGTAGGCTGCCTCCGGCGCGTACGGTCCTCGACGGACGCGTACGGGAGTCGATCGACCTCGACGACTTCAGCAGCGGGTTCGCGGTGTGGAGCGGTACGTCGTTCGCGGCGCCGGTGCTCGCGGGTGAGATCGCCGCCCGCATCGCCGAGCTGGCGACGAGTCCGTCCGTCGGCGTCGCCGACACCATCGAACGCGCTTGGAAGGCCGTTGCCGATACGACCCACCTCCACCCGTAG